In Lates calcarifer isolate ASB-BC8 linkage group LG23, TLL_Latcal_v3, whole genome shotgun sequence, a single genomic region encodes these proteins:
- the myocd gene encoding myocardin isoform X7: MNPVKCSEIHSNSSEDRQCPGHLRGASQGHGDTGESTERRNHLLKKQLPSAEGKNVNHGKFPKQDDSYAFEEDSSSESLSPEQHHSDESQGSACPSSEAVGSAPSSSSSPALTSPRQGGANRDPPDQSQDEGLSGASNSQTTPPIPVPAIVKSKTSDKNRHKKPKDVKPKVKKLKYHQYIPPDQKAEKSPPPMDSAYARLLQQQQLFLQLQILSQQKHSHTHSQTQQSQQHTHTPQTQAQAQAQQRQPAFSYQPHPPAQIQKGSTDQISACSSSGPSSTANSNSSSPVKNTYPTQSNISPVKPGPLPANLDDLKVSELRQHLRIRGMPVSGTKTALIERLRPFKDSNTSSSPSGSSDITTVTFPVTPTGSLSSYQSPSSSSALSQGGYYPYPSTSSTPPISPASSELSLSGSLPDSFSDVPMSSPTQFALQPSPAQLSMEDGLGGGTQGSGGQRAGESGGMDGLEAEKDKMLVEKQKVIEELTWKLHQEQRQVEELKMQLHKRKRCYGATQDAVPPPSHPSMHHQQTPAMMGQHFFGVTIKQEPMSLSSSCPLSSPKQLKSPAGSCMEDMGHCNASVSSLGGAGGPQCMDTAPSSGSPSTMSAFLSPQCSPQDSPSGKPSSSPQPSSPNNPYLLSPPLGRDGCVHPHTSASNRGRSMQIQQKSGSQPVNCSYPSDQRGLQGVFPPPADCGLNHSSSAKAESQNMQPKMSVLPSPRHVGQKSQVSPPAFSSSDSDASDLRQPPCYEDAVKQQLTRSQQMDELLDVLIESGEMPANAREERERSSVTKVVPHITVSPGCPGLLIPRFHRHYEHLYPTQPPYDHSANHIAESHLETLLGSPVGRGGDVALLKMAPEDGGLEDEGNRDGEGYGSPHTHHRHPHHPPQDKPLTGRDQMDTPLSPLSTKVSTFPEVQGMVSMTFSETPWETMEWLDLMPPSSATAFSVAPPSGPSIFNTEFLDVTDINLNSAMDLHLEHW; encoded by the exons TAAACCATGGTAAGTTCCCTAAGCAGGATGACTCTTATGCGTTTGAGgaggacagcagcagtgagagtcTGTCTCCAGAGCAGCACCACAGTGACGAGTCACAGGGCTCAGCCTGTCCGTCCTCTGAGGCTGTGGGCAGCGCgccctcctcctcgtcctcgcCTGCTCTCACCAGCCCACGACAG GGGGGTGCAAACAGAGACCCACCTGATCAAAGCCAGGATGAAGGGCTGTCTGGTGCCAGCAACAGCCAGACCACTCCCCCTATACCTGTTCCTGCTATTGTCAAG TCCAAGACATCAGACAAGAACCGACACAAGAAACCCAAAGATGTGAAGCCCAAAGTGAAGAAGCTCAAGTACCACCAGTACATTCCTCCGGACCAGAAGGCGGAGAAGTCCCCTCCGCCCATGGACTCGGCCTACGCCCggctcctgcagcagcagcagctcttcctgcagctgcagatcCTCAGCCAGCAgaaacactctcacacacactcacagacgcAGCAGTcgcagcagcacacacacactccgcaGACGCAGGCCCAGGCCCAGGCTCAGCAGAGACAGCCCGCTTTCAGCTACCAGCCTCACCCACCGGCCCAGATCCAGAA AGGATCCACTGATCAGATATCAGCTTGTAGCTCCAGCGGTCCGTCCAGTACAGCCAACAGTAactcctcctctccagtcaAGAACACATATCCCACCCAAAGTAACATCTCACCGGTCAAACCTGGGCCCCTGCCAGCCAATCTAGATGACCTAAAG GTATCAGAGCTCAGGCAGCACCTGCGTATCCGTGGCATGCCTGTCTCAGGAACCAAGACCGCCCTCATCGAGCGACTCCGGCCCTTCAAGGACTCCAACACCAGCTCCTCGCCCTCAGGCTCCTCCGACATCACCACGGTGACCTTCCCCGTCACACCCACAGGATCCCTGTCCTCCTACCAGTCCCCGTCCTCCTCCAGCGCCCTGTCTCAGGGAGGCTACTACCCATACCCCAGCACCTCCTCAACTCCTCCCATCTCCCCGGCCTCCTCGGAGCTGTCCCTCAGCGGCTCGCTCCCCGACAGCTTCAGCGACGTGCCCATGTCCTCGCCGACACAGTTCGCCCTGCAGCCGTCCCCGGCCCAGCTCAGCATGGAGGACGGGCTGGGGGGAGGCACCCAGGGCAGCGGAGGACAGAGGGCGGGGGAGAGCGGAGGTATGGACGGCCTGGAAGCTGAGAAAGATAAAATGCTGGTGGAAAAGCAGAAGGTGATCGAGGAGCTGACGTGGAAGCTGCACCAGGAGCAGAGACAG GTTGAAGAGCTGAAGATGCAGCTCCACAAGAGGAAACGCTGCTACGGAGCAACGCAGGACGCCGTCCCTCCTCCATCTCACCCCTCCATGCACCACCAGCAGACTCCAGCCATGATGGGTCAGCACTTCTTTGGGGTGACTATCAAGCAGGAGCCCATGTCCCTGTCCTCCAGCTGCCCTCTGTCCTCCCCCAAACAGCTCAAGAGCCCTGCTGGCAGCTGCATGGAGGACATGGGACACTGCAACGCCTCCGTCTCCAGCCTGGGGGGCGCCGGCGGGCCACAGTGCATGGACACAGCCCCTTCCTCCGGCAGCCCCTCCACCATGTCTGCTTTCCTCAGTCCACAGTGCTCCCCACAGGACTCCCCCAGCGGAAAGCCCTCCAGCAGCCCCCAGCCTTCGTCTCCTAACAACCCCTACCTGCTGTCTCCTCCGCTGGGAAGAGACGGCTGCGTCCACCCTCACACCTCGGCCAGCAACAGAGGGCGCAGCATGCAG ATCCAGCAGAAGAGCGGCAGCCAGCCGGTGAACTGCTCTTATCCTTCTGACCAGAGAGGCCTTCAGGGAGTCTTCCCCCCCCCAGCTGACTGTGGCCTCAACCACAGCAGCTCAGCCAAAGCTGAGAGCCAGAATATGCAGCCAAAG ATGTCAGTATTGCCCTCTCCTCGGCATGTTGGCCAAAAGAGCCAGGTCTCTCCCCCCGCCTTCAGTAGCTCAGATTCAGATGCATCAGACTTAAGACAGCCCCCATGCTATGAGGATGCAGTGAAGCAG CAACTGACCAGAAGTCAGCAGATGGATGAGCTGTTGGATGTGCTCATAGAGAGTGGAG AGATGCCCGCTAACgccagagaagagagggagaggtccTCTGTAACCAAAGTTGTGCCTCACATTACTGTGTCCCCAGGGTGTCCCGGCCTCCTCATCCCGAGGTTCCACCGTCACTATGAGCACCTGTACCCCACCCAGCCCCCCTACGACCACTCCGCCAATCACATCGCCGAGAGCCACCTGGAGACTCTGCTGGGAAGTCCCGTCGGGCGGGGAGGGGACGTGGCTCTTCTTAAAATGGCTCCCGAGGACGGGGGCCTGGAAGACGAAGGGAACCGAGACGGAGAAGGGTACGGCAGCCCCCACACCCACCACCGCCACCCTCACCACCCACCACAGGACAAACCTCTGACCGGCAGGGACCAGATGGACACCCCTCTGTCCCCCCTCAGCACCAAGGTGTCCACCTTCCCCGAGGTGCAGGGGATGGTCAGCATGACGTTCAGCGAGACGCCGTGGGAGACGATGGAGTGGCTGGACCTGATGCCGCCCAGCTCGGCCACGGCCTTCAGCGTGGCTCCGCCCAGCGGCCCCAGCATCTTCAACACCGAGTTCCTGGATGTCACAGACATTAACTTGAACTCTGCTATGGACCTCCACCTGGAGCACTGGTGA